The Triticum dicoccoides isolate Atlit2015 ecotype Zavitan chromosome 6A, WEW_v2.0, whole genome shotgun sequence genome has a window encoding:
- the LOC119316874 gene encoding zinc finger protein STAR3-like codes for MDSTTNQFADAAAGASSANTAPLPAMLADALIGAGAGGGDGDPSAALQRLAALGDRMAAVRRLLVASISGESQPLSSSDIQSVSSEISSAAHLVVLNAASLLSSSLPFPAPSAPPAPPAPIQELPAAASTADVLPQEATKGYDVVELDADELLAEHVHFCNICGKGFRRDANLRMHMRAHGDRFKTLDALSRPGQAKPADGRDVRFSCPFTGCNRNRAHRRFRPLKSAVCARNHFRRSHCPKLYACERCGGKKRFAVLADLRGHLRHCGEEAQWRCSCGTTFSRKDKLFGHLALFEGHMPAMSPPNKDAVTTTTEAPLDIMDEGGIEEQEDGGEGGFDPEFFKEWVEELKDDGVPAGGTIWPGRAAAGQ; via the coding sequence ATGGACTCCACCACCAACCAATTCGCCGACGCCGCCGCTGGCGCGTCATCGGCGAACACGGCACCGCTGCCGGCCATGCTCGCTGACGCCCTTATCGGCGCCGGAGCTGGAGGAGGAGATGGGGACCCCAGCGCCGCTCTCCAACGGCTTGCAGCCCTCGGCGATCGCATGGCTGCTgtccggcgcctcctcgtcgccTCCATTTCTGGGGAATCGCAGCCCCTCTCCTCCTCGGATATTCAGTCCGTGTCCTCCGAGATCTCATCTGCCGCTCACCTCGTCGTCCTCAACGCCGCCTCCCTCCTTTCTTCCTCCCTCCCTTTTCCCGCCCCATCCGCCCCTCCTGCCCCTCCCGCTCCTATCCAAGAGCTTCCCGCCGCGGCCTCCACCGCCGATGTGCTTCCCCAAGAAGCCACCAAGGGCTACGATGTCGTGGAGCTCGATGCCGACGAACTGCTCGCGGAGCATGTCCACTTCTGCAATATATGCGGCAAGGGCTTCCGCCGCGACGCCAACCTTAGGATGCACATGCGTGCGCACGGCGACCGATTCAAGACCCTGGACGCGCTCTCCCGGCCCGGTCAGGCAAAGCCAGCTGATGGCCGCGATGTGCGCTTTTCCTGTCCTTTCACGGGGTGCAACCGGAACCGTGCGCACCGCCGCTTCCGGCCGCTCAAGTCAGCGGTGTGCGCGCGCAACCACTTCCGCCGCAGCCACTGCCCCAAACTCTACGCGTGCGAGCGCTGCGGTGGCAAGAAGCGTTTTGCTGTTCTTGCCGATCTCCGCGGCCACCTCCGCCACTGCGGTGAGGAGGCACAGTGGCGCTGCTCCTGCGGCACCACCTTCTCCCGCAAGGACAAGCTGTTCGGCCATCTCGCCCTCTTTGAAGGCCATATGCCAGCCATGTCCCCTCCGAACAAGGATGCAGTGACAACGACTACAGAGGCACCCCTTGATATAATGGATGAAGGAGGAATCGAAGAGCAGGAAGATGGCGGTGAAGGAGGTTTTGATCCGGAGTTCTTCAAGGAGTGGGTGGAGGAGCTCAAAGATGATGGCGTACCTGCTGGTGGCACAATCTGGCCTGGACGGGCAGCAGCTGGGCAATAG